In Gimesia benthica, a single window of DNA contains:
- a CDS encoding sulfatase has product MMTSMRLRPVFLLSLFALCFGMDQRLSTAAEKPNVLFIAVDDLRPELGCYGASHIQSPHIDQLAASGLLFNRAYCQQAVCSPSRTSLMTGLRPDSTKVYDLDTHFRKTVPDVVTLTQQFMKHGYKSIGMGKIYHGSLNDKASWDAYPTVNGRGYQLPETLAGIRERTKGLDVKKMNWRQRSKLTRGPATEMADVPDEQYRDGAIAEQAIKSLRELKQSQQPFFLAVGFLKPHLPFVAPQKYWDLYDRQQIKLAENRFTPKNAPKIALTNWGELRNYSDMPAKGDLTDEQQLQLRHGYYACVSFTDANIGKVLDELQRLELDENTIVILWGDHGWKLGEHDGWCKHTNFENDTRVPLIIRAPGMQAQGKTSEALVEFVDIYPTLCDLAGLPLPAHLEGTSFKPLLSNPQRPWKPAAFSQYPRGRVMGYSMKTDRYRYTEWQDRKSGKVVDRELYDHRQDGAENENIAGQPDQKQVVQQLSAQLKKNWKGAVVPD; this is encoded by the coding sequence ATGATGACCTCGATGCGGCTGCGGCCCGTTTTTCTACTCAGCCTGTTTGCCCTCTGTTTTGGTATGGACCAGCGCCTCTCGACAGCCGCCGAGAAACCGAATGTGCTGTTCATTGCCGTGGATGACCTGCGGCCTGAGCTGGGCTGTTATGGTGCGTCGCATATTCAGAGTCCGCACATTGATCAGCTCGCAGCCAGCGGTCTGCTGTTCAATCGGGCTTATTGCCAGCAGGCGGTCTGTTCCCCTTCGCGAACGAGCCTGATGACCGGGCTGCGTCCCGATTCCACCAAGGTCTACGATCTGGATACGCACTTCCGCAAGACGGTACCCGATGTGGTGACGCTGACACAGCAGTTCATGAAGCATGGTTATAAATCGATCGGGATGGGCAAGATCTATCATGGGAGTCTAAACGATAAAGCGTCATGGGATGCCTACCCCACGGTCAACGGGAGAGGATATCAGCTGCCTGAGACGCTGGCGGGAATTCGGGAACGGACTAAAGGACTCGACGTAAAAAAAATGAACTGGCGGCAACGTTCTAAGCTGACGCGGGGGCCCGCTACGGAGATGGCAGATGTGCCGGACGAACAGTACCGCGACGGGGCGATTGCCGAACAGGCGATTAAATCACTCCGGGAGTTGAAACAGAGTCAGCAGCCCTTCTTCCTGGCGGTCGGTTTTCTGAAGCCGCACCTCCCCTTTGTGGCGCCGCAGAAGTACTGGGATCTCTACGACCGCCAGCAGATCAAACTGGCGGAGAACCGGTTCACCCCTAAGAACGCACCGAAAATCGCATTGACCAACTGGGGAGAACTGCGGAACTATTCGGACATGCCGGCCAAAGGGGATCTGACCGACGAGCAGCAACTGCAGTTGCGGCACGGTTACTATGCCTGCGTCAGTTTCACTGATGCGAACATTGGTAAAGTGCTGGATGAACTGCAGCGGCTGGAACTGGATGAGAACACGATCGTGATTCTGTGGGGCGATCATGGCTGGAAGCTGGGCGAGCACGACGGCTGGTGCAAGCATACGAACTTTGAAAACGACACCCGCGTGCCGCTCATCATTCGGGCACCGGGTATGCAGGCGCAGGGAAAAACCAGTGAGGCCCTGGTGGAGTTTGTCGACATCTACCCGACGCTCTGCGATTTAGCGGGGCTCCCCCTGCCCGCGCACCTGGAAGGGACCAGCTTCAAACCGTTGTTAAGCAACCCGCAGCGTCCCTGGAAGCCGGCCGCTTTCAGCCAGTATCCACGGGGACGCGTGATGGGTTATTCGATGAAAACGGATCGCTACCGCTACACCGAATGGCAGGACCGCAAGTCAGGTAAAGTGGTCGATCGTGAACTATACGATCATCGGCAGGACGGTGCCGAGAACGAAAACATTGCTGGTCAACCGGACCAGAAGCAGGTGGTACAACAACTGTCAGCTCAGCTGAAAAAGAACTGGAAAGGGGCGGTGGTGCCTGACTGA
- a CDS encoding SDR family NAD(P)-dependent oxidoreductase, whose amino-acid sequence MDLKLQNVPVIITGGASGIGLATARTFAEEGALPVLWDQSDQVTAVAEQLASETGQTVHGFQVDITDFEALQDVTRQTVAEVKSFAHLVHAAAIGSGKFGFPFTNLTPADWPRVFEVNMQGMVNVAHAVTPVMQESDAGSMVFVSSIAGQIGSQTDPPYSASKAANINFAQCLAKDLAAEGIRVNSVCPGMVQTPLNQSVWQAWNDRQPEDQKRSYEDWAGDKIRQLVPLQRWQTTQDIADMIVFLSSARAAQVTGQTINVDGGFVMHW is encoded by the coding sequence ATGGATCTCAAATTACAGAATGTTCCCGTTATCATCACCGGAGGTGCCAGCGGAATTGGACTGGCGACCGCACGGACCTTTGCCGAGGAAGGTGCCCTGCCCGTCCTCTGGGATCAGTCAGACCAGGTAACGGCGGTGGCGGAACAGCTCGCTTCAGAAACCGGGCAGACGGTGCATGGATTTCAAGTCGATATCACCGATTTTGAAGCGTTACAGGATGTGACCCGACAGACGGTGGCGGAGGTGAAGTCATTCGCGCACCTGGTGCATGCGGCTGCGATCGGGTCGGGTAAATTCGGGTTCCCGTTTACGAATCTGACTCCGGCTGACTGGCCGCGCGTGTTTGAAGTCAACATGCAGGGCATGGTGAATGTGGCGCATGCGGTGACGCCGGTGATGCAGGAATCGGACGCGGGGAGCATGGTGTTTGTGAGTTCGATTGCCGGGCAGATCGGATCACAGACCGATCCTCCTTACAGCGCGTCGAAAGCGGCGAACATCAACTTCGCCCAGTGCCTGGCAAAAGATCTGGCTGCGGAGGGAATTCGCGTGAATTCAGTCTGTCCGGGAATGGTGCAGACGCCGTTGAATCAATCGGTGTGGCAGGCGTGGAATGATCGTCAACCAGAGGATCAGAAACGGAGCTATGAGGACTGGGCGGGGGATAAAATCCGTCAGCTGGTTCCCCTGCAACGGTGGCAGACGACTCAGGACATTGCGGATATGATTGTGTTTCTCAGTTCGGCTCGCGCCGCGCAGGTGACGGGTCAGACCATCAACGTGGACGGAGGTTTTGTGATGCACTGGTGA
- a CDS encoding DUF6807 domain-containing protein, translating into MKSQLRSATLLMLALLAGTEASLYAGPAVTLEVSAGKHDRQQTVISLPVPEPLQNQKQLTLVRLDDGKEVPVQIDASGSERKLFWILSKPLPAGTSRQYRLHAAQFTKPAEQVTVVDDGSHLSVKVADKPVLTYNHAIVKAPKRDESYYDKSGYIHPLYTPSGKVITDDFNPDHAHQHGIMFSWRKILFEGRENNGWDQKSKLGKVAHSQVNSFTGGPVFGEIDTSIEHIDLTKKTGPVTMLNENWKVRVYALEKQFLFDIVSVQKCATEKPVTIDKIHYGGMTIRGHADWHTNHGYDYLTSEGKNKTNGNQSRPHWVEMYGPLGDETAGVAIFSAPTNFRSPQPVRLHPTMPYFCFAVASLDPFDIQPGQPYVSRYRFYVHDGKPSQEVDQRLWTDLAEPPEVKVISGP; encoded by the coding sequence ATGAAATCACAACTACGTTCCGCCACACTCCTGATGCTGGCATTGTTAGCAGGGACCGAAGCATCTCTGTATGCAGGTCCCGCCGTCACTCTGGAAGTCAGCGCCGGCAAACACGATCGGCAGCAGACCGTCATCAGTCTCCCCGTACCTGAACCACTTCAGAATCAGAAACAGCTGACGCTGGTCCGCCTCGATGACGGCAAGGAAGTTCCGGTGCAGATTGATGCCTCGGGTTCCGAACGGAAACTGTTCTGGATTCTCAGCAAACCGCTGCCAGCAGGCACGTCGCGTCAATATCGCCTCCATGCGGCGCAATTCACCAAGCCGGCCGAGCAGGTGACTGTCGTCGACGATGGCAGCCATCTAAGTGTCAAAGTCGCTGACAAGCCGGTGCTGACCTACAATCACGCCATCGTCAAGGCACCGAAACGGGATGAGTCTTACTACGACAAGAGCGGGTACATTCATCCGCTGTATACACCTTCCGGAAAAGTGATTACCGATGACTTCAACCCTGACCATGCCCACCAGCATGGCATCATGTTTTCCTGGCGAAAGATCCTCTTCGAAGGGCGGGAGAACAACGGTTGGGATCAGAAATCCAAACTGGGCAAAGTCGCTCACAGCCAGGTCAATTCATTTACCGGCGGTCCCGTGTTCGGCGAAATTGATACTTCCATCGAACACATCGACCTCACGAAAAAGACGGGCCCCGTGACGATGCTCAACGAAAACTGGAAGGTCCGCGTCTATGCGCTGGAGAAACAGTTCCTGTTTGATATCGTTTCTGTGCAGAAGTGTGCGACCGAAAAGCCGGTCACCATTGATAAGATCCATTACGGAGGTATGACTATTCGTGGACACGCCGACTGGCATACGAACCATGGCTATGATTATCTGACCAGTGAAGGCAAGAACAAGACCAACGGCAATCAATCACGACCACACTGGGTCGAGATGTATGGTCCCCTGGGCGACGAAACCGCCGGGGTGGCGATCTTCAGTGCACCAACCAATTTCCGATCGCCGCAACCGGTGCGACTGCATCCCACGATGCCTTATTTCTGTTTCGCAGTCGCTTCGCTCGACCCCTTTGATATCCAGCCGGGCCAACCCTATGTCTCACGCTATCGGTTCTACGTGCATGACGGAAAGCCCAGCCAGGAAGTGGATCAACGGTTATGGACTGACCTGGCCGAACCGCCTGAGGTCAAAGTGATCAGCGGTCCTTAA
- the truB gene encoding tRNA pseudouridine(55) synthase TruB, which translates to MSGSPSKADLQLSGLLSVNKPQDITSRQVVNQFQKLVRPARVGHAGTLDPLATGVLVLCVGPSTRLIRFVQDQPKEYIGEFVLGKRSDTDDITGEVVETPDCPVIEWEQLERLLPTYRGSIEQTPPKFSAVHVNGRRAYDLARQGKTVEIEPRTVEVYELEIVKFEFPRFQLRIVCGSGTYIRSIGRDLGEDLGVGATMTSLVRSRIGEFKLESALSLEEPPTLEAITAHLQPPIKAVPHLPHYRCDARELRAISLGQKLTGPPERLPETDEITEVAIVSPAGELAAIAEWDRPHQCLSPRQVYAQRPN; encoded by the coding sequence ATGAGCGGTTCTCCTTCTAAAGCAGACCTGCAACTCTCAGGATTGTTGAGCGTTAACAAACCCCAGGACATCACTTCCCGCCAGGTCGTCAACCAGTTTCAAAAGCTGGTCCGCCCGGCCAGAGTCGGTCATGCAGGGACACTCGATCCCCTGGCAACGGGAGTGCTGGTACTGTGCGTCGGCCCCTCGACACGGTTGATCCGCTTTGTGCAGGATCAGCCCAAGGAATACATCGGCGAATTCGTTCTGGGCAAACGGAGCGACACTGATGATATTACGGGCGAAGTCGTGGAGACGCCGGACTGTCCGGTGATCGAATGGGAACAGTTGGAACGCTTGCTACCCACCTATCGTGGTTCCATCGAACAGACTCCGCCGAAGTTTTCAGCAGTGCACGTTAATGGCAGACGGGCATACGATCTGGCCCGCCAGGGTAAGACCGTTGAAATCGAGCCTCGCACGGTCGAAGTCTATGAACTGGAAATCGTGAAATTTGAGTTCCCCCGTTTTCAGCTGCGGATTGTCTGCGGTTCGGGAACTTACATTCGTTCGATCGGACGCGACCTGGGAGAAGACCTTGGTGTGGGCGCCACGATGACCTCACTGGTACGTTCGCGGATTGGGGAATTCAAACTGGAATCAGCATTGAGCCTCGAAGAACCGCCGACTCTGGAAGCGATCACTGCCCATCTGCAACCGCCAATCAAAGCCGTCCCCCATCTACCGCATTACCGGTGCGATGCACGAGAACTGAGAGCCATCAGCCTGGGACAGAAACTGACCGGCCCTCCGGAAAGGCTGCCTGAGACGGACGAAATCACTGAAGTCGCGATCGTCAGCCCCGCCGGTGAGTTGGCAGCGATTGCGGAATGGGATCGTCCTCATCAGTGTCTCTCCCCTCGACAGGTATATGCGCAGCGTCCTAACTAA
- the rpsT gene encoding 30S ribosomal protein S20, translating to MPNTKSAKRALRKSEVRRVRNRATRSELRSAIKNARAAITGDDAQAATKALQLASKQIDQAAAKGIIHKNAAARTKSRLAKSANQKTAE from the coding sequence ATGCCAAACACGAAAAGTGCCAAAAGAGCGTTGCGGAAAAGTGAAGTTCGTCGTGTCCGTAACCGTGCGACCCGTTCTGAATTACGATCTGCCATCAAAAATGCCCGTGCTGCGATCACCGGTGACGATGCACAGGCTGCCACCAAAGCATTACAGCTGGCCAGCAAACAGATCGATCAGGCTGCTGCCAAAGGCATCATCCACAAAAACGCTGCTGCCCGGACCAAATCACGTCTGGCAAAGAGCGCCAATCAGAAAACAGCTGAGTAG
- a CDS encoding Gfo/Idh/MocA family protein: MSTSTKLTRREMLQRSALAGAGLWLGAHTAQAESTSPNEKLNIACIGLGNQGNANLGLVSSQNIVGLCDVDSARTDKYQAKFPKAKSFADFRLMLDKLENEIDAVVVTTPNHTHATIAVNAMRRGKHVYCEKPLAHSIHEVREMQRVAREENVVTQMGTQNHAGENYRRTVELIQSGAIGDVEQVHVWFGRPGGWRRFKHVVDRPTEPQPIPKTLNWDLWVGPAPMQNFHPCYHPHDWHYWWDFGNGTLGNMGCHYMDLIFWSLDLQYPNAVETKGPDLHPDSTPFWLDCHWQFPARGSKPPVEVIWYHGRNTPEPVLELGGPEWAAGILFVGTDGMLAADYGKRVLLPEEKFAGFKAPPKTIPPAIGNHRQEWYEACKGNGKTNCHFDYAAPLTETILLGNLAFRVGEKVEWDADKGAATNTDQAAQYVQREYRKGWTL; encoded by the coding sequence ATGAGTACTTCAACGAAACTGACGCGTCGTGAAATGTTACAACGTTCGGCTCTGGCAGGGGCGGGCCTCTGGCTCGGGGCACATACGGCCCAGGCAGAAAGCACCTCACCCAACGAGAAGCTCAACATCGCCTGTATCGGCCTGGGGAATCAGGGGAACGCCAACCTGGGTCTGGTCTCCAGCCAGAACATTGTCGGCCTGTGCGACGTCGATTCCGCCCGCACCGACAAATACCAGGCGAAGTTCCCGAAAGCGAAATCCTTCGCCGATTTTCGCCTCATGCTCGATAAGCTGGAAAACGAGATCGACGCCGTCGTCGTGACGACTCCCAACCACACCCACGCCACGATCGCTGTCAACGCCATGCGACGTGGCAAACACGTCTACTGTGAAAAGCCGCTGGCCCACTCCATACATGAAGTTCGCGAAATGCAGCGCGTAGCCCGTGAGGAAAACGTTGTCACCCAGATGGGCACACAGAACCACGCCGGTGAAAATTACCGGCGGACTGTCGAACTCATTCAATCCGGAGCCATTGGCGATGTGGAACAGGTCCACGTCTGGTTTGGACGACCGGGAGGCTGGCGGCGTTTTAAGCATGTCGTTGATCGTCCTACCGAACCACAGCCGATTCCCAAAACCCTGAACTGGGATCTCTGGGTCGGCCCGGCACCGATGCAGAACTTTCATCCCTGTTATCATCCCCACGACTGGCACTACTGGTGGGACTTCGGCAACGGCACGCTGGGGAACATGGGCTGCCACTACATGGACCTGATTTTCTGGTCGCTGGATCTGCAGTATCCCAACGCGGTCGAAACCAAGGGCCCCGATCTGCACCCCGATTCCACTCCGTTCTGGCTCGACTGTCACTGGCAGTTCCCGGCCCGGGGCTCGAAGCCTCCCGTCGAAGTGATCTGGTACCACGGACGCAATACCCCGGAACCTGTTCTCGAACTGGGCGGCCCCGAATGGGCGGCGGGAATTCTGTTTGTCGGCACCGATGGTATGCTGGCCGCGGATTACGGTAAGCGCGTATTGCTGCCCGAAGAAAAATTCGCCGGCTTCAAAGCACCGCCGAAAACGATTCCGCCGGCAATCGGCAATCACCGCCAGGAATGGTACGAAGCCTGTAAAGGCAACGGCAAAACCAACTGCCACTTCGATTACGCAGCCCCATTGACGGAAACGATCCTGCTGGGCAACCTCGCGTTCCGCGTCGGCGAGAAAGTGGAATGGGATGCAGACAAAGGTGCTGCCACGAACACCGACCAGGCCGCGCAATACGTACAACGCGAATACCGCAAAGGATGGACACTCTAA
- a CDS encoding RNA polymerase sigma factor, translated as MEDQNLIELVTAAQNGDRDAFGSLVVQFESTVFAIVMKRLRNHAEASEVTQDVFIQAMRKLSQLNAPERFGGWLRQIAVRMSINRAVRRPNECIQSPDTFIVLDDEPENPLDKLLESERATELRGGLESLGEVDRQTLISFYFKGQSLKEMSDEFDRPIGTIKRRLHTARNRLREALLDVQSV; from the coding sequence ATGGAAGATCAGAACTTAATCGAGTTAGTTACGGCTGCTCAGAATGGAGATCGGGACGCCTTCGGTTCACTTGTTGTTCAATTTGAATCTACGGTCTTCGCGATCGTAATGAAGCGTCTGCGTAACCACGCTGAAGCCAGTGAAGTCACTCAGGATGTCTTCATCCAGGCCATGCGGAAACTGTCACAGCTGAATGCACCGGAGCGATTCGGTGGCTGGTTGCGGCAGATCGCCGTCCGGATGTCGATCAATCGAGCCGTTCGTCGGCCTAACGAATGCATTCAGAGCCCGGATACCTTCATCGTCCTGGACGATGAACCGGAAAACCCGCTGGACAAACTGCTGGAAAGCGAGCGGGCTACTGAACTGCGTGGCGGACTGGAATCGCTGGGTGAAGTCGACCGTCAGACCCTGATCTCATTCTACTTCAAGGGCCAGTCCCTGAAGGAAATGAGTGACGAGTTCGATCGGCCCATCGGGACGATTAAGCGTCGACTGCACACCGCACGTAATCGTCTGCGGGAAGCACTGTTGGACGTCCAGTCCGTATGA
- a CDS encoding leucine-rich repeat domain-containing protein, which yields MEDLVSFVESKGGHIRQNEQGELDSIYLYNCNVADHDLDIFTRLGANEIALLDFSGTQVTDEVLAKLASLQHLEYLELGHTTITGTGFANVTFTSLKKLSFRGCDQLNVDGFQQIVKCQNLEKLDLVESNIDDPFLQEIAKLPRLKTLWADHTRLTNAGLQYLNNMTQLRSFTLDKTAVTREGMQELWKHLPDLNNGFIM from the coding sequence ATGGAAGATTTAGTATCGTTCGTCGAAAGTAAGGGCGGACACATTAGGCAAAACGAACAGGGAGAACTCGACAGCATCTATCTGTATAACTGTAATGTCGCTGACCACGACCTGGATATTTTTACGCGATTAGGCGCCAATGAAATCGCGCTTTTAGATTTTAGTGGAACACAAGTGACTGACGAAGTTCTTGCTAAATTAGCGTCTCTGCAACATCTGGAATATCTTGAATTAGGGCACACTACAATAACCGGAACTGGATTCGCCAATGTAACGTTTACATCACTTAAGAAACTCTCGTTCCGTGGATGTGATCAGTTGAACGTGGATGGTTTCCAACAAATCGTCAAATGCCAAAATCTTGAAAAACTGGATTTGGTTGAAAGCAATATCGACGATCCGTTTCTGCAGGAAATTGCCAAACTCCCCAGGTTAAAAACACTGTGGGCCGATCACACCAGACTGACGAATGCGGGACTGCAATATTTAAATAACATGACTCAGTTAAGATCATTCACTCTTGATAAGACTGCAGTCACACGCGAGGGCATGCAGGAACTCTGGAAACATCTCCCCGATCTCAACAATGGATTCATCATGTGA
- a CDS encoding sugar phosphate isomerase/epimerase family protein: protein MKLGMINSAWAQAGRDTAWGLHKTKEIGFDSVDIFIDPQDVDIRERRLVKDTCDQLDLPIMSVCCVAVGLIDFNPSVQRFHLQRVKDYLDLCYEYEARNLLLVLGEYIWNREVIPPAEQWQTAVENCRRLAEYAANLGLEIALELEPFPLSLLNDVDSMVRFVDEVDHSALKANIDVSHLLLAGVEPPELQKLQGKAIHVHISDCDGKVHGDLPPGRGVVHFEPYLAEIKKLNIDGAISLELEYSPEPDKIEEWVREAYESTDSLMKQAGLRG, encoded by the coding sequence ATGAAACTGGGGATGATCAACTCCGCCTGGGCTCAGGCCGGTCGTGATACCGCCTGGGGATTGCACAAAACGAAAGAGATCGGCTTTGACAGCGTGGATATCTTCATTGATCCGCAGGATGTCGACATCCGCGAGCGGAGACTGGTCAAGGATACCTGTGACCAGCTCGACCTGCCCATCATGTCCGTCTGCTGTGTCGCAGTCGGCCTGATCGACTTCAATCCCAGCGTGCAGCGATTCCATCTCCAGCGGGTCAAGGATTACCTCGATCTCTGTTACGAGTACGAGGCCCGTAACCTCTTGCTGGTCCTCGGAGAATACATCTGGAACCGCGAAGTCATTCCCCCCGCAGAACAGTGGCAGACCGCGGTGGAGAATTGTCGCAGGCTCGCCGAATACGCGGCCAACCTGGGGCTGGAAATCGCCCTGGAACTCGAACCGTTTCCCCTCTCGCTGCTCAACGACGTCGATTCCATGGTCCGCTTCGTCGATGAAGTCGATCATTCCGCGCTCAAGGCCAATATCGATGTCTCGCACCTCCTGCTCGCTGGCGTCGAACCACCCGAACTGCAGAAGCTGCAGGGCAAGGCCATCCATGTCCACATTTCGGACTGCGATGGTAAAGTGCACGGCGATCTGCCTCCCGGACGTGGCGTTGTTCACTTCGAACCCTACCTGGCTGAGATTAAAAAATTGAACATCGACGGGGCCATTTCGCTCGAGCTCGAGTACTCCCCCGAACCTGATAAAATCGAGGAATGGGTCCGCGAAGCATACGAATCCACTGATTCCCTCATGAAACAGGCCGGTTTGCGTGGCTGA
- a CDS encoding Maf family protein — MQLILASTSTYRAEQLRRLGIPFAQEDPQVDEDILKQAGLPSAELAKRLALEKAFQVQQRFPTALIIGGDQLVSFEGDVLGKPGSNERAVQQLLRLQGTSHELITAIAVLGPAFEEVHCNHTRLTMRALDEAVLRRYVEYDEPWNCAGAYKIESRGIALFESIESTDHSAITGIPLMELTSLLRRAGLELP, encoded by the coding sequence ATGCAACTCATTCTGGCCAGTACTTCAACTTATCGCGCGGAACAGTTACGGCGTCTGGGAATTCCGTTTGCACAAGAGGATCCGCAGGTCGATGAAGACATTCTGAAGCAGGCTGGACTGCCTTCCGCAGAACTGGCCAAACGGCTGGCGCTGGAGAAAGCGTTCCAGGTGCAGCAGCGTTTCCCGACGGCCCTGATTATCGGCGGTGATCAACTGGTTTCCTTCGAAGGAGATGTGCTGGGGAAACCGGGTTCCAACGAACGGGCGGTTCAGCAATTACTGCGACTGCAGGGGACCAGTCATGAACTGATCACCGCGATCGCGGTACTGGGTCCGGCGTTTGAGGAAGTTCACTGCAATCACACGCGGCTCACAATGCGTGCTCTGGATGAAGCAGTGCTGCGGCGGTATGTCGAATATGACGAACCCTGGAACTGTGCCGGAGCGTACAAGATTGAAAGCCGGGGCATTGCCCTGTTTGAATCGATCGAATCAACCGACCACTCGGCGATTACCGGAATTCCATTGATGGAGCTCACGTCCCTGTTGAGACGCGCGGGCCTGGAACTCCCTTAA
- a CDS encoding leucine-rich repeat domain-containing protein yields MEELISFVESKGGRISQNEQGEFAWVFLTNQKVDDQDLDIFMQSGASQIAYLSLNGTQVTDEGLAKLASLYCLEKLDLGRTKITGTGFANVKFSSLKKLSLDKCDMLTVDGFKEIVKCQNFEKLNLIESNIDNEFLQEIAKLDKLLTLWIDDTKVTNAGLSCLNGMTQLKSLSIRGTTITREGMLQLWKHLPDLNKGLTM; encoded by the coding sequence ATGGAAGAATTAATATCGTTCGTCGAAAGTAAGGGCGGACGCATTTCGCAAAACGAACAGGGCGAATTTGCCTGGGTATTTCTGACGAACCAAAAGGTAGATGACCAGGATCTGGACATCTTTATGCAATCAGGTGCCAGCCAAATAGCGTATTTATCTCTCAACGGCACACAAGTGACTGATGAAGGGCTTGCGAAATTAGCGTCCCTCTATTGCCTGGAAAAGCTTGACTTGGGACGCACAAAAATAACCGGAACCGGATTCGCCAACGTCAAGTTCTCATCACTCAAGAAACTCTCATTAGATAAATGTGATATGCTGACAGTGGATGGTTTCAAAGAGATCGTCAAATGCCAAAATTTTGAAAAACTGAATTTGATTGAAAGCAACATCGACAATGAATTTCTGCAGGAAATTGCCAAACTCGATAAGTTACTCACATTATGGATCGATGATACGAAAGTGACGAATGCAGGCCTGTCCTGCTTAAACGGCATGACTCAGTTGAAGTCACTCAGTATCAGGGGCACTACAATCACACGCGAGGGCATGCTGCAACTCTGGAAACATCTCCCCGATCTCAACAAGGGATTGACGATGTGA
- a CDS encoding sulfate adenylyltransferase, with amino-acid sequence MADLIAPHGGLTEPVCCTVPAGEIDSFKAEAASLPQVPVSAADLSTVYRLGDGTLSPLTGPMNGDVYNRVLDEACIEVNGKKYAWTIPLALPVTSELAGTLSSGQKVALTCPEGEIVAILEIGDVFEWDKPKYIQSVYQTERTDHPGAAMVLEGDADKTHLIGGEIRVLPQPKNSEFGKYVLTPREVRALIAEKGWDAVVAFQTRNPLHRAHEYALVYGLEKLLKDGKNAGAVLNPLIGETKSDDVSAEIRMQTYEKLIENRELGDGDSDPELWGARDDNPPDRVLLLGLDIKMFYGGPKEAVMHAIYRQNMGYTNIIIGRKHADAPYADGTAIWGDFDAQEIFNNLNGELLIQPVNVGFAAYYESMGRVDLMENHSEEKPVFISGKEVRATLQKGEMVDPRIMRESTSQILAEAMKVS; translated from the coding sequence ATGGCCGATCTGATTGCCCCTCACGGAGGGTTGACTGAACCCGTTTGCTGTACAGTGCCCGCAGGGGAAATTGACAGCTTCAAAGCCGAAGCAGCCAGCCTGCCCCAGGTTCCTGTTTCTGCCGCCGACTTGTCTACCGTATACCGCCTCGGCGACGGGACTCTGAGCCCGCTGACCGGACCGATGAACGGGGACGTCTACAACCGCGTGCTGGACGAAGCCTGCATCGAAGTCAACGGTAAGAAATACGCCTGGACCATCCCGCTCGCACTGCCCGTCACCTCCGAACTGGCCGGCACCCTCTCCAGCGGACAGAAAGTCGCTCTGACCTGCCCGGAAGGCGAAATCGTCGCAATCCTGGAAATCGGCGACGTCTTCGAATGGGACAAACCCAAATACATCCAGAGCGTCTACCAGACCGAACGGACCGACCACCCCGGTGCTGCCATGGTCCTCGAAGGCGATGCCGACAAGACTCACCTGATCGGTGGTGAAATCCGCGTTCTGCCTCAGCCCAAGAACAGCGAGTTCGGCAAATACGTTCTGACTCCTCGCGAAGTCCGTGCTCTGATCGCTGAAAAAGGCTGGGATGCCGTGGTTGCCTTCCAGACCCGTAACCCGCTGCACCGGGCTCACGAATACGCCCTGGTCTACGGTCTCGAAAAACTCCTGAAAGACGGCAAGAACGCCGGCGCTGTCCTCAACCCGTTGATCGGGGAAACCAAGAGCGACGACGTGAGTGCAGAGATCCGCATGCAGACCTACGAAAAGCTGATCGAAAACCGCGAACTGGGCGATGGCGACAGCGATCCCGAACTCTGGGGTGCTCGTGACGACAATCCTCCCGATCGCGTTCTGCTGCTCGGTCTGGACATCAAAATGTTCTACGGCGGTCCCAAAGAAGCCGTCATGCACGCCATCTACCGTCAGAACATGGGCTACACGAACATCATCATCGGTCGTAAACATGCCGACGCTCCTTACGCAGACGGCACCGCGATCTGGGGTGACTTCGACGCCCAGGAAATCTTCAACAACCTGAATGGCGAACTGCTGATTCAGCCCGTCAACGTTGGCTTCGCTGCCTACTACGAATCGATGGGCCGCGTCGACCTGATGGAAAACCATTCGGAAGAAAAGCCGGTCTTCATCTCCGGAAAAGAAGTCCGTGCCACCCTCCAGAAGGGCGAAATGGTTGATCCCCGGATCATGCGGGAAAGTACTTCCCAGATTCTCGCTGAGGCCATGAAGGTCTCCTGA